Genomic segment of Jaculus jaculus isolate mJacJac1 chromosome 6, mJacJac1.mat.Y.cur, whole genome shotgun sequence:
cagcagcagcagcttcagcagcagcagtggctccaaaagtggcagctacagcagcagcagcagcagaggcagcagcagaggtgggcccagcagcaggagcttcagctgctgacagacagaccagaggcagctttagcagcagcagttccagcagtgggggtgctgatctgcagggccacagtttccaggctcagtttgccctgcaggaaaagccagtgccaagctccagaaatcagaacagcagcccgacgaccaggcagcaacttgactgagaccaaaatcatccaaggtaactgggtttgcaccagggaagggtctcacttggtctcaagctgacttggatccctcaacagaccagaaatcttaacctctatgttgatagaggatctggttgttataataactactctggcatacatacctggggctgtttttgattgaatgggtacagtgtttagttaaattttagaatctacctgtattttattccactcagcctacttgaatactcccatagcagggaaactcaacccctaggagcacctttgtagatactccgtGAGTCtttagagccacacctaacaccttaagcttctaccctgaaaatatataatatcaaatcaattgatacagctagaatacccagctagctagaaaatacaagcattaacttaatccaagatgcaaaaatatatacattataacacaagaaacactaaaaagcaagatgatataaatccacctaaaagtattaatgcattagaaatgacctccagtgagaacgagttagaggaaatgcctgagaaagatttcaaaagaatgattgtaaatatgttcaaagaagtcaaagaacaaatcaaaggaatcaaagaagaaatcaaagaggaaatcaaaggaatcaaagaggaaatcaaagaagatgtatGGAGAGCCAAGTGGTTATTAAAATCTCCCAACTGGagttccggccaagatggtgaccgcctagctgccctgcaaatcctggggaagaaaaggcaagaaattaagggttttctgggtcttcttgtcagtggggggctcagaaggggagaaatcagggaaCCTCGGATCCACTCACGGGCGGGTAGACTACCCATTTCACCAAATAGCTGTTGCACCCTTCTGTCATCCCACACCCTATCCCATGCCCTGTTGCCCTCCTGCGCATGGTCCTGCGCCCCATCCCACATCCCGCCACCATACCGTGTCCCATCCCACACCCCGATCTGCACCCTGTCCTGCACCCCGCCGCCATCCCACAAACACAGTCCTGTGCCCCTCCCCACATGCCCCGCAGTCCCTCACACCACTGCCGTGCCCTGTCCTGCACCCCGCTGCCGCTCCCCACTGCTGCGCCTGGCTGCGGGCCTGCCACCActgcggaagcttaaactgctctgcacatttacccacattactgctccttccgctgcacattcagtgagtctagtcccacagcaactgccatacaaacccagactgtgtctctggcttgcaCCAGTTCAGGTGCCTACCCAGccagcccccattctcctgagatgggggagcacagactgtttctgggtcccagtgttcccaaccagagtttgggctgcttcaggcctTGGAACCTCAGTCCACCTCCAAactcaaacacaggcagctttggcgcattaccacttgagaattcaggcaactttggcacccctgtcaggcagtagatcggtggctctggcaagtgggagccaaagcccaggctgcttggcaactgccccaggtggcctcagattcccattgcactagagcacaagccgatccacccacctacctgcccatacactgtcatgggcagaccacagcacaaaagaaataacatgaaaaatcaaatgcaagaaaatccagttagatcacctagtcctacaatgaataatacatctaaccaaaacatcaggatcagaacatcaaattgaagctatgagcaatgcaaccctgaccaacctactgatagaacttgcaggaaagcaacaaaggactgacaatcatgtggatgctaccatcactaagctagaacaaattgataagacattggaaggacttcaaagagaattaatggatttgagggaaagtgaaaaaaaaagaggaacttaaaaatcagctggccatactaaatgaagacataaagaaatgcaaggatgaattccaagaatcatcaagaaaatcagaaaatgatatgaaaagggagcttgacagagtaatggaaatgatacatagaaaagtagtagaaaatgcaaacataattaaacaagtccaaaactctctagaggctctcaaaatagagtcagtgaagtggagtatacaaactctgatctggaaccaagatggaagaaacagttcgagagttcaaaaactttagtaagttcaaaagttcctgcgaacagaacatgagggaattgtgggatacacttaaacgtcctaatatcagaatcattggaatatcagaaggagaagaatttcagactaaaggcatggagaacttatttaacaaaataatggaagaaaacttccccactctcttaaaagaaaggcacatcaagatacaagaagccaacagaactccaaacagactggaccaaaggagaaactccccaagacacattatcattaagactctaaacattgacaccaaagagaaaatcctaaaagcagctagggaaaacaccatgaaaaaaaaaaaaaaaaaaaaaacacaaaaacactatTCTGCATGAAATCAAAGTAGCCATGCAGCCAATGAAGGAGAAATTCTGAAGGCTGAGTATGTGTTTATGACATAGGAGCAAAACCACCAGAAATGCAGGTGAACCACCCACCCATACACAATCTTTCCAGAAGACACACCCTGCTAAATGATATGGTGCAGAGAGAAACTAACAGATATTACTCCTAATAAACCCAGGGTCAAACCACAGCTCTGGCACACCCTAACTGAAATTCTGAGCAGGTTTCCCTAATCACACCTTTTTTTCAGGATGACCTATATTAAGTGGGAATTCATAAGGTATCTATTCCAGACATTAATGATTAATGGTCAACTAATGTTAATTATGATTGTTTTCCTTTATAAAAGGTAATCCAGTTTATGATTCCAAAAAATGGACCTGCAGTGTTTACTCATATACTCCAGCCCCTTGCTATCATTTTTACTACTTCCAAAAACATTGGTAGTACTTTGTGCTTTACCATTTTGCCTTTATCCAAACTCAAACAAGTCATGGGCAAAAGACATTTGCACCTTTAGGCTTTGACATAAGATAGGATGGACCTGTATGCAATAAAATCTAGTTTAATCACTGTCACCCTGCTCTCATAGTACCTGACAAGGTCATAATATCtaggaaaaataagtaaatcaccTTACTACACCTATTATCACATAAACATGTCTGATGGGATATGGAATCCTGGACTCGGAGAGAGGTTAGTGTCTTTCTCAGTAATTCAGAGTGTCCTGAAGATCTAAAAGACACTCTGCATAGTTAGGTTATTGCTGTAGCCAATTCTAGGAGGAAACTGGCTGCCTGAACAAGAGGCACCATATTTGAAACTTGTTTGCCATGGAAACATGCTTCCCTGGATCCCTCACACTGCAGGAAGCACTCATGGAGTAGCTGTGAAGTGTACAGTGCCATGAAAACACCAGCAATGAGTTCCACTGAAGTGTCCAGGGGATCTCACATCTTGTGGAAAACATCCCAGCCACACACAGGAAGCTCTGAGGCACAGCATTATCCAGGACCCTTCATGAGTGGGCTGAGCTTAACCTAGGCTTCAtgaccaattctctctgtcttccctccaCCTTCTTTTTATAACATTAATCCCAACTTCTACCTGTCACAGTCAATGATAAATGTTCCTTTACCATTTTAACTCTCTCCAGAATGACCATGAAATAATAAGTCCAGTAAGACTGTCTTTCTAATATAAACTAGAAATAAGCTAAAAGAAAAGTGAATATAAGATTTCATCAACCAGTCTGGCTGAATCAGTGAGGTCTagattcactgagagaccctatctcaaaaacttaAGATGGAGAGCAACCGAGGAAGACATCTGCcatccacccctggcctccataggcAGGTGTGCACATGTGCCTCCACATATAGatgtgtacacaaacacacaaacacacacacaaacatccctaccatacacatacaaatatcctcaaaaaatatttttgctgtttTGGCTCAATAGTTGGGAGAAAAAAGCTTTACCTTCTAGTTAGAAGGAGGTTAAGTCTGACATGGAAGGGAAAGTGACTATCTGCCTAAGGGGCTGGATCTCTAGCAGTGCAGCTCTCCACAGTCACGAAGTTCCAACTAGTCAATCAGCCTTGTAGAATCCAACACAGGTATGGCTTTTTCCTAAGAGCTTTGGTTCATACTCCAGATTCAAATGACTTGCTCCACATTTTCTTCTGGCCACATGTATCTGCCAGCTTCTTGTTCACAGTGACATACATATTTTCTAAGGAAACAGAAGGTTCATCTCCAGCTATCTTCTTTCCTCTCTGAGCCTTAGCCAGAGTTACTTGTGATATCCATATTTCTACTCCTTTCACAGAAATCTAGGCCCTTTGACATGTAGGTACATGGAACCTCTCCCCACTGCTTAGTTTAAAAGCCACTTCccagctggagaaattgctcattggttaaaggtgctctcTTGAAAATCCTGTCATCATGGGTTCAtgtccccaatatccacataaagacagattcacaaagtggtgcatgtgtctagagtttgtctgaggccctggaatacctgctttctctctctctctgtgtgtgtgtgtgtgtgtgtgtgtgtgtgtgtgtgtgtgtgtgtgctgtgtgtatgtatctcacagtgaattaaaaaaaaaaaaaaaaaagcaaaagccacTTACACATCTTCAGGAATTTGATATGAAGTTCCCAGCAACTCAGTACTAAAATCTGCATTAGTCTTTCTACCAATGGATACCTATTTTTAGGTTATAGAGGATAGGAAGTCCAGGGTCAGGCCTGCATGATCAGTTCATGATGAGGTTCTAGTGGGAAATTTTATGGTGTATAGATGCTCATCTTCTTGCTGGATCTTCACATAATGTACACAGTATAAGAGAGCTCTCtagggggtgggctggagagatcactcattAGCTAAAGTGAGTtgcagagttcagatcccaagtagCTGTGTAAAAtccaagtgtgatggtgcacacctgtaatccagcactgtggaggcagtcAGGTGACTTTCTAGggtttactggctagctagtctgcgGGGCTCCTttccgcacaggtagtgccgagggaaagaccaggcctgctggttcctccctaggggttgaggggatgatgagcgtcggacgactcagaaacctctcctggccaccagagaaaaaccacactgagtcgggagtctttgcaatgcagaaacaactcgctttattactctgagcagttgcttatatcatgttggggacgaaggcggggattttagggtgggagaagaggtaagggccaatagtaaactttaactattgaaatggtaattacaattaccacgaggaagtagcaggccagaagcccttaggcatcctgctgagtcatagctggccagataCAGGtccccaaactttagctaggctcaggaagttccactaggcctcacgcctgggcctttcagggcccaacactagTCTATCAAAATTAGAGAGCTTTAGGCTTAGTgagagatactacctcaaaaaataaggtggaggggtagagagatggcttagcggttaagcgcttgcctgtgaagcctaaggaccccagttcgaggctcggttccccaggtcccacgttagccagatgcacaaggaggcgcacgcatctggagttcgtttgcagaggctggaagccctggcgcgcccattctttctctctccctctatctgtctttctctctgtgtctgtcgctctcaaataaataaataattttttaaaaaataaggtggagagcaccTGAGAAAGACACCAGACATctacctccacatgcatatgtgcacacacagtgcacccacacataaacacatacacacccatatacccaacatgcatacacacacatgcaaaatttaattaattgattgattttaaaaagaagctctcTAGTGCCTCTTCTTGCATGAGCATGAATGTCTCATCTATGAGCCCATTTAGCCTTAATTAGTTCCCTACTACAGATACAGCTACAATGGGTAGGGGGAGGACTTCAATATATGACTCTGGTTGAGAGCCACATATGTACAGTCCTAACAGCTCATTAAATGTAATCTTGGATACATCATATCTGCATATCTGTGAAAGATACCACTGTGTCCTTTGTCTGCTTTACATTCTATGAGAATCAGTTCAATGAAATATATGTGAAGACTCTTTGCCAACCATTAGAAACTGTACATCAGCTAAATGAGGAAATTTTCAGACAGCTATACAATGTAAGGAGTATAAAACATACTGGACTAGAATTACTTACTGGTTGGCTTTTACTGCAGTTCTCTCTTAGGGAAAAAAAGCAAATGGCTGCAAAAGACAAatcatatttttgtaaaaataatccAAAGTAACAGCATGAATTCTCCTTGGTCAATTTCCCACATTTCCTGTCAGACAAGGAAAAATGAGGTCAGATTTCCATTGAAATTATAACAATAACAACAGGGTTTAGTAGGTTGACAGTAGACTGaatcatttttgttctttttttttaaattttattagcattttccatgattataaaaaaaatatcccatggtaattccctccctccccaccccacacactttctcctttgaaattccattctccatcatattacctccccatcacaatcattgtacttacatatatacaatatcaacctattaagtaccctctgaATCATTTTTGAAAAGTTTAACAACCTAGATTAAGATAATGCAGTGCTTCTGTCTAACAAGAAAATACAGCTAAACCCAACATTGCATGCCTTAAATATTCTGATGTGATGCAGTTATATCTAGTGTATGTATGTCACTGATAgtctaaagaaaattttattaagaTAATTTTAACTTGGAGAGAGCGCTTGAACTGCACCCAGTGCCTTCAGCACCCATGGCTGATGAAAGACACCAAGAACATGGAGGCTAAGAAGCTCTCCAAGGACCGGATGAAGAAATACATGGCAAGAAGGAAATGGCAGAAAACAGGCAATGCTGTGAGAGCCATCGGAAGACTGTCCTCTATGGCAATGATCTCAGGGCTCAGCAGCAGGAAATCTTCAACAGGGACACCGACCAGCCCGCTCAACGCAGAGAAACTAGAGTCTGAAGAGGATGTGTCGCAGGCTTTCCTTGAGGCCGTTGCAGAGGAAAAGCCCCATGTGAAGCCCTATTTCTCGAAGACCATTCGTGATCTGGAAGTTGTAGAGGGAAGTGCTGCTAGATTTGACTGCAAGATTGAAGGGTACCCGGACCCAGAGGTGGTTTGGTTCAAAGATGAGCAGTCCATTAGGGAGTCTCGCCACTTCCAGATAGACTACGATGAAGACGGGAACTGCTCCCTGATCATTAGCGACGTCTGCGGGGATGACGACGCCAAGTACACCTGCAAGGCTGTCAACTGTCTCGGCGAAGCCACCTGCACGGCAGAGCTCATTGTGGAGACcatggaggaaggggaaggggaaggggaagaggaggaagaggaggagtgaagCGAAGCCAGACAGAAGCAGTTTCTAAGTCACTTTTAAAGGACTAATTGTTTAaaactcaaaaacaagcaaacaaaactcaAGCTAGTAAAAGCACCCGGTGTGATAGGTTACCTAGTTAAGTCATTGTGGGAGCTGGTTCAGCACAGCGAGCAGCCGTACCTGGCAGTGTTATCGATGGGCATTCATTTGAATTAGCTGGCACCTTAAGAACTAATGCAGCTAGATTTCATTTAGAGGAGAACGCACGCCAGCGACTTTGCCAAATGATTTTagagggggaaaataaccaaaagaaatatttatctgGGAAAAGACATGCATTTCCCAACTGACCACTCACCAAGCACTACAAGGGCTCTGGGCATCTCAACCCAGAGCCCTGGAGACAGAaggcccctctcctccctccccctccccccccacccagagagcccctcttctccctccctccgttcTGGAAGGAGTTGAGCCCTGCTGACTTAGGAAGCACACTCCATTCCAGACATAAGGCAGACAGTCTTTCCATCTCTCCCCCGTTCCCCCTGTCAGCTTTTCTGGATCTGAACTTGTCACGAGTTCTGTGCGACATGAACTGTGCTTCTTAGATTCTGGAGACAGCTCCCTTGCTCATGGATGTTTCAGGCTTCCTTAGGGAAATAAAATCTTCCTTCTAAATCAGTAGGAAGTCTAAACTCACCCCCTCATTGCAAATGTCTAGCAGCTTCATACATTTGCATGAGAaccccgggggtggggggaaaagaGGGGGGCGAAGAAATCCTTGCTTTTCTTCTTAAACCAGCCTGCTTCTGCGATCAAGATTTCTATGTCTGGCTGTAGGAAGTCCAGTTTGCTGAAATgttccttttaattatttattaggcACTAGGAAACGGATGAAGAACTGTAGAGCTCGTGTATTGTGGAATCTCCCTTAAGACAGCCTGCGTTTAGCACGTCTTCATTCTCAACACCTTCAAAGAGCTCAGCCTGCTTTGCCGGTTCCCCAgttattttccttctttgaaTGCGTTATCCCTGCCTCGCCCTCATCCTCGAACTAGATCCTTGGTCCAGATGAATGCACTCAGACTTGCATCTTCAGAAATGTTTAACTTTCTCTCACTACATCGAcacttacatttttctttatgaagCTTTCTAAAGGTCATAAACAAAGACCATAAACTGATACCCCTAGTGCATTtcctctgtgtgtgcgtgtgtgtaacaTTCCAAATACTTTTTCACTGTTTGTAAAGTATAACAAGTTAATATTTCAAAAGACTTTTTAAGAGTTCCTCAAAACCAACTTTAAATTACTTCTGTGCAATCCTACGCAGTATCAACATTAGAAAAGTATTCATCTTTTTAATCTTCCATTCTATTTTAGCTGCTTTTTGCTGCTAGTTTCCAGTTGCCAGTGTTTTTCCTATCTTTGGTTTTCAAACAGTTAATGATATTTTTCATTATAGCCACAGTATTGCCACAGTTTATTATAATAGGGGGATTTTAATTTGATAGAGCATTCAAAGTGTTTTTCTTCACTCTTCATTGTGTTTTGACTATAATCCTTGcgtgtatgttgtgtgtgcatgggtggtgtatacatgtgtttaCAGGTTAATGCCTTCTTGGGATTGTGTTAATGTTCTGTTTATTATGCCATCAGAGTAATGAATGAGAATGCTATGACTGTAGTTAGctcacaatttttaaatttttttttttggttcattttttatttatttatttgagagcgacagacatagaaagaaagacacatagagggaaagagagagaatgggcgagccagggcttccagcctctgcaaacgaactccagacgcatgcgcccccttgtgcatctggctaacgtgggacctggggaaccgagcctcgaaccggggtccttaggcttcacaggcaagcgcttaaccgctaagccatctctccagcccagctcacaatttttaaataaagaataccacagtaaaaaaaaaaataataataataataataataataattttaacttggtagcagaggccagtaagttaaaaaggagacataaagggaagagaaaggaagggagaggatacttaataggttgatattgtatatatgtaattacaatgattgtgatggggaggtaatatgatggagaatggaatctcaaaggggaaagtgtgggggtggggagggagggaattaccatgggatattttttagtaatcatggaaaatgttaataaaaattttttaaaaagataattttaaagaaggctgtgtgaatatatataaaatttttagccgggcgtggtggcgcacgcctttaatcccagcactcaggaggcagaggtaggagaattgccgtgagttcaaggccacccctgagactacaaagttaattccagatcagcctggaccagagtgagaccctacctcgaaaaaaaaaagaaaaaaaaattttacagtAACTTTCTGATGTACCTTCCTGTCCATCCTTTTCCATCACCGTTTTTGTTCATGCAGTTAGAATTGCATCAGTTCTGTCTGGTTATTTCCCAGAGTTCA
This window contains:
- the LOC123461657 gene encoding myosin light chain kinase, smooth muscle-like, translated to MEAKKLSKDRMKKYMARRKWQKTGNAVRAIGRLSSMAMISGLSSRKSSTGTPTSPLNAEKLESEEDVSQAFLEAVAEEKPHVKPYFSKTIRDLEVVEGSAARFDCKIEGYPDPEVVWFKDEQSIRESRHFQIDYDEDGNCSLIISDVCGDDDAKYTCKAVNCLGEATCTAELIVETMEEGEGEGEEEEEEE